A genomic stretch from Phocoena phocoena chromosome 9, mPhoPho1.1, whole genome shotgun sequence includes:
- the TAS2R3 gene encoding LOW QUALITY PROTEIN: taste receptor type 2 member 3 (The sequence of the model RefSeq protein was modified relative to this genomic sequence to represent the inferred CDS: inserted 2 bases in 2 codons; substituted 2 bases at 2 genomic stop codons), whose amino-acid sequence MLGLTECGFLVLTATQFILGMPGNSFMXLVNGSSWFKNKRTSLSDFIITNRGLSRIVLEALCCGFSXLMVFSAKLYDEXFAIMQISDIFCTFTNHLSIWLATCLSVFYCLKVSSFSHPTFLWLKWRVSRLVVWMLLSTLLSSCSSAVSLIHEFKIYSVLSGIDGTGNVTEPFRKKRNEYKLIHVLGTRWDFPPLIVSLASYFLLILSLGRHMRQMQQNFTGSRYPSTEAHKRAIKIILSFFFLFLLYFLFFSILTCSXFLPATEVIMMTGEIITMLYPAGRSYILILGNNKLKQMFMEMLWCEHGHLKPGSKEPVFP is encoded by the exons ATGCTGGGACTCACTGAGTGCGGGTTTCTGGTTCTGACTGCCACTCAGTTCATTCTGGGAATGCCGGGGAATAGTTTCA GGTTGGTCAATGGTAGCAGCTGGTTCAAGAACAAGAGAAcctctttgtctgacttcatcATCACTAACCGGGGTCTCTCCAGGATTGTTCT ggaagccctctgctgtggATTCTCTTGATTGATGGTGTTCTCTGCCAAACTCTACGATGAATAATTTGCAATCATGCAGATTAGTGATATTTTCTGCACATTTACAAACCATCTGAGCATTTGGCTTGCCACCTGTCTCAGTGTCTTCTACTGCCTGAAAGTCTCCAGTTTCTCCCATCCTACGTTCCTCTGGCTCAAGTGGAGAGTTTCCAGGTTGGTTGTATGGATGCTGTTGAGTACCCTGCTCTCATCATGTAGCAGTGCCGTCTCTCTGATCCATGAATTTAAGATCTATTCTGTTCTCAGTGGAATTGATGGAACAGGGAATGTGACTGAAccctttagaaagaaaagaaatgaatataagcTGATCCATGTTCTTGGGACTCGGTGGGACTTCCCTCCCTTAATTGTATCTCTAGCTTCCTACTTTCTGCTCATCCTCTCCCTGGGGAGGCATATGCGGCAGATGCAGCAAAACTTTACCGGCTCCAGATATCCAAGTACTGAGGCCCACAAGAGGGCCATCAAAAtcatcctttccttcttctttctcttcctactttactttcttttcttttcaattttgacATGCA TATTTCTACCAGCAACTGAGGTGATTATGATGACTGGAGAAATAATTACAATGTTATATCCTGCTGGCCGCTCATATATTCTCATTCTGGGAAATAATAAGCTGAAGCAGATGTTCATGGAGATGCTTTGGTGTGAGCATGGTCATCTGAAGCCTGGATCCAAGGAACCCGTTTTTCCATAG